The sequence below is a genomic window from Candidatus Poribacteria bacterium.
ATTTACCCGCCAGACGACGCTTGGGAGTAGCCGGTTTTGATAGTTGACGCACTGTCCATAGTTTCACCTTCTGTCTGGAACATTCTTGCGGGTAAGAAGGTCGTCGAAATCCGGCGTTGGCTACCACCGGAGATTCCCTTTCTCAATCTCGTGCTTGTTGAGAATGAGATTTACCTGACCGAAGAAGGACAGGAGGATCCAAACGGACTGGCACGCGCAATCGTTGACATTACGGGTGTTCACGAATGGAAACCTGAAGAAGCGAAATCGCAAGGAGTAGAGTGGATCCCTGACTATATCTGTTGGGAACTCTCAAATGTACGGCGCATAGAGCCACCTATTCCTTGTGTCGCGCGGCGGAGAATCTATAAAATCGATATTGGTGCTTGCCTACCTATTGGTCGTTGACATTAACCTAATCGTTGAAGTGCCAATTGGGGTCCGATAGGAGAGTTAACCGACATGATGCAATTCACTGACGCACTTGTTAACTCTTATGAAAAGTACGCGCATGAAAGGGCATCTCACTCGCCTGACGAATTCAAAGTCCAGGAGCGGGCGGAGTTTCTCAAATTCTTGCAGGCTGAGGAACGAGAGACCTTCCTTGAAATTGGGTGTGGCCCCGGTTGGGATGCCCAGTTTTTTCAAAGTCAAGGACTGCGCGTTTTGGCGGTGGATAATGCCCCAACGATGGTCAAACTCACTGCCGAAAAGGGTATCACTGCGCAAGTCTTGGATTGTTACGATCTCGACCAAATTGACGAACACTTCGATGCGGTGTATACCATGAATTGTCTCCTACACATACCAAAGCGCGACTTTGATCAGATTTTGCATCTAATCTCAAGACGGCTCAACAAAGGTGGCTTGATGTATCTCGGTCTATGGGGAGACGAAAACTTTGAGGGTATCTGGGAACACGACCAGTATGAGCCGAAGCGGTTTTTTTCTTTCTGGAAGACTGAGGCACTTCTGGAAGTTTTACAACGATTCTTTAGGTTAGAATACTACCGAAGATTAGAGCCTCATGAGGGTAGGATATTCAATTCTTTTATTGTTCGTAAATGTGGAGGTTCAAAATGAGCCGAATAGTTTCCTAAAACTTGATAACATCTATAAAGTCCAAGGTGAAATCCCTGTTTCTCAAAACGATCACTGGTTCGGCAATCGTCTTGATGGTCCGCGGACCTATGGAGGGAAACTTGATGAATTTGTTATCTATGACCGTGTCCTGACTGAAGATGAGATTCAGCAAGATATGGAACAGGTCTTGAGCGTATCA
It includes:
- a CDS encoding ASCH domain-containing protein → MIVDALSIVSPSVWNILAGKKVVEIRRWLPPEIPFLNLVLVENEIYLTEEGQEDPNGLARAIVDITGVHEWKPEEAKSQGVEWIPDYICWELSNVRRIEPPIPCVARRRIYKIDIGACLPIGR
- a CDS encoding class I SAM-dependent methyltransferase, with the protein product MMQFTDALVNSYEKYAHERASHSPDEFKVQERAEFLKFLQAEERETFLEIGCGPGWDAQFFQSQGLRVLAVDNAPTMVKLTAEKGITAQVLDCYDLDQIDEHFDAVYTMNCLLHIPKRDFDQILHLISRRLNKGGLMYLGLWGDENFEGIWEHDQYEPKRFFSFWKTEALLEVLQRFFRLEYYRRLEPHEGRIFNSFIVRKCGGSK